Sequence from the Corallococcus soli genome:
GCCTGCCTGAGGCCGCCCGCGTCACTTGCGGACGGAGCCCATGGGCGCGCCCAGCGGTGGGGAGGGCGGCCGCTGCTGGCGCTGCCGCTGGCCCCACACCGCGCGCGTGTAGTCCACCACCGACGCCAGCGACAGCAGGCAGACGAGCGCCACGAGCGGGCCCACCAGCGGCGGGTAGAGCAGCACGCACAGCAGCACCGCCAACTGCAACGTGGTGACGAGCTTGCCCAGCATCCGCGCCTTGAGCTCGATGGCCCGCATGTCCGGGCGCAGCCTGGCGACGATGAACCCGATGGCCGTGCCGATGTCGCGCAGCAGCAGCAGCGTCAGCTCCACCGGACCGATGAGCCCGTCCAGCAGGCACACGAGGAAGGCCGTCACCATGAAGGCCCGGTCCGCCACGGGGTCGATGAGGGCCCCCCAGCGCGTGGCCAGTCCCCGGTGCCGGGCAATCCAGCCGTCCAGGAAGTCCGTGGCCGCGGCCAGCACCACGAGCAACGCCCGCAGGCGCGAATCCGACACCACGATGAACACCGCGGCGAGCGGAAGGCGCGACAGGGACAGTGCATTGAGCAGCACGAGGCTTGCCCGACGGTGCATGGCTCTCAAAAGGTAGTGCTCGGCTCCCAGGGCGCACCTGTCCCGGGCGGCGAGCGTCCAGCGACCAACGCCCCCGGCGACCGCTGAATCCGCATCCGCCCGGGACCCGTGGGCCGCCCACCGGTGTCCCACCGGGACGCACCGGGAAGGTCCCGGTCCGCCTCCAGGAGTCTTGCGTCCGTGAATGCCATCCACGCCCTGCGCCGTCGGGTGACGGGCGCCGTGCTCGCGCTCGTCACCACCGCGATGCCGCTGCTCCTGAGCTGTGAAGCGAATGGCGAAGCAGCCAGGCGGGCGGCGCCCCCACCCCACGCCGTCACCGAGGAGGAACGGACGCGCT
This genomic interval carries:
- a CDS encoding CDP-alcohol phosphatidyltransferase family protein, yielding MHRRASLVLLNALSLSRLPLAAVFIVVSDSRLRALLVVLAAATDFLDGWIARHRGLATRWGALIDPVADRAFMVTAFLVCLLDGLIGPVELTLLLLRDIGTAIGFIVARLRPDMRAIELKARMLGKLVTTLQLAVLLCVLLYPPLVGPLVALVCLLSLASVVDYTRAVWGQRQRQQRPPSPPLGAPMGSVRK